From one Verrucomicrobiota bacterium genomic stretch:
- a CDS encoding helix-turn-helix transcriptional regulator, with protein MIGRRIALLRARRGFTQTELAKKLGMSQPLLSRYERGELRLHGALVAELATALAVPSDEILGLTETKDNGAVKDRRLLRLAQEIDRLPRQDKRALIRTIEQYLKGAHVP; from the coding sequence ATGATCGGCAGAAGGATCGCGCTCTTGCGCGCCCGCCGCGGCTTCACCCAGACCGAGCTGGCGAAGAAGCTCGGCATGAGTCAGCCTCTGCTCTCGCGTTATGAGCGCGGCGAGCTTCGGTTGCATGGCGCTCTCGTCGCGGAGCTGGCGACGGCCCTCGCGGTGCCTTCCGACGAGATCCTCGGACTCACTGAGACCAAGGACAACGGGGCCGTGAAGGATCGTCGGCTTCTTCGCCTGGCACAGGAGATCGACCGCCTGCCTCGGCAGGACAAGCGCGCGCTCATCAGGACAATCGAGCAGTACCTGAAGGGCGCGCACGTTCCCTGA